Within Spinacia oleracea cultivar Varoflay chromosome 4, BTI_SOV_V1, whole genome shotgun sequence, the genomic segment GGCTGGCAAGATGGGGATTTTAGAGCATTTCAACACGCGAAATATGGTTCAtggtggatttgaaattttgactactTCCAAGTCGGATGGAAGAGAAGAATAGATGAATAGACTTCTGCTATGAAAAGCTAAAGGACCACTGGCTATCACTGTGGCTGTTTTGGGCATGATGCATGTATCTGAATTTTTCTGATGaagaaatttataataattatgttCATGGATGGGGAGATTAAAATGTTGGAAGattttaaaaagaacataagacTTTGTTTTTACGATAATGATCCTTAACGTGAGAATGATCCACGTAAAGGTCATGATGTTACTGTGAATGCAGATGACAAGATCGAGAGAAAAAGGGCCAAGGAAGAGAGCATGTAATTGAGGAGAAACTCCGCTCCAGGGTTGTTATAAAGAATCCAGGCCAGCCACCAGGAATCCCTGGTAGTGGATCGATTTCAATAGGGGACTACCTACATATTTCATATTTTCGAGCAATACTAGTAGTTCTTTAATGATCATTGACACAGATCTCCACAGGAGTCTCTTAAGTTACAACTACCAAGGGCTTAACAACTCCCGTACTGTTGATAAGCTAAAAAAGTTGCTACATCAGGAGAGGACGGATGTTTCGGAGAAGAATACACTCAAATTTTCGCAAACGGAGGATGTGCATAAGTAGCAACTATTATGGAGTCCTTATGAATTTAGGAAGAAGGGAGGCTTTAGCTATGCTCTGGAAGGCAGGTTGCTCTAAATATCTCGTCTCTCTGTCCCTTCGACGTCATTAAATATCAAGGTTGTCAGGATCGGATCCTACCTTGGATCGATGAAGGGGGTAGAATCGGATCGGTAGAACCGGATCataggatcgtaagatcctactaaataataaaaatattgtttatattgttAAAATGCAATGTAAAATCATGTATTCAAGTAATCTTAATACTTAAAGATCATTTTTTTCTCACATAAGATTAATACTTTTGTAGATTCAAGTGAAATAAGATGCGAGTAAGGTTGTTGAAATTAAGATTTTAGTTATGATCAACATCAAGTCTTAATTGATAAAATTATATGAAGTTCTTTACtttttactccctccatcccacaATATAGTGTCCATTTGACATTATTCACAGGaattaagaaacttgaaaaatGACATGACATGATTAACTATTAGTGTTGTTGTACTTTATTAGAAAAATAcggaatttattttattttttaaacaaaaagacAAGAGACAATAAATTATGGGACTACATTTTCATGATAGAAACATTAATTATGGGACTACACTATTTTCCATGGTACAAACATTAAATATGGGACCACGTTTTGTAGGTAAAAGTAGGATAATTAGGGTAATTAAGTTGTTTGATAAGGGTATATAGGGAAAAAATCaattgattaaaatggtaaattGTAAAAGTAAGCACAACATATTGGGACACCCAAAATGGAAAACAGACACTATTAAGAAAAATACTAGGTAGTGCCTACATAAGAGGTACTACCTAAAACATCCAAATAAGGATGATATACAAGCTCGggacaaaataaataaagataACAGAGCACAAAGAAACCCTAGTACTAGTTCCACCGCGGAAATACACACCATATCCCTAGGCCAACCCGAAGAGAAATCCTTTATGTAACCCTTCGCAGGGGGCAAGACAAACTACACCATTAAATAAAACGTTCTCGAATCTACTGTATAGAACCGCAAATAGCCGAAGCAAAGAAGCCAATACCACCCACcaaactaataactaataacacTAATCCtaaaaataagaagaaaaaaaaaggtttagacTTTGGAAATATAAACAGTAAACCAATTAATTACATTGGAGGGACAGGGTCCACATGAAGAGAACTTGACTTGGTTGATTAGGACATTGGAGGGGCCATATGACATGGTGAATGGATCCATGGAGCTTCTCATGCTTGGGCTTTGGAGGAGGGTATTTAGACGATCAACCTTTGGGTTTGACCCTCATGAATCTCGATTTGTTTCCTTTAATGCTTTGAATAAAGGCCTAGATAACATTAGAGGGTCAAGCCTTAGTATTATAATTTACAAGCATAAGTATTAGATAGCGGGAATTTCAAAGTCAACTAAGCTGGATCGTAGCTCCTCACGACCCCCCAAATTGTGTACAAGGACATGGAAGGCAGAGAAAAGTAGCAGCCCTACCCGAATTTTGTATGAGATCAAGAAGGAAAGAGTTGAGTATGAGATCAAGAAGGAAAGAGATGAGTAAGAGATCAAGAAGGCTGAGCCTATTCTTATTCACCCGACCACTCGGGGTGATTTCCGAATTCCGAGTTGGCCCCAAGTCCATAACAACCATTTTCCAGGGCCTTATCTTttgcaaataatgattcaaacTTGACCATTCAATTTAATCTAAGGGGTCATGGTAGAAGTCACTTAGGATAAACTATAATCATAGCCACCCTATAAAAGAAAGAGAATCATCTCGGGGTGATTTCCGGATTCCGAGTTGGCCCCAAGTCCATAACAACCATTTTCCAAGGCCTTATCTTttgcaaataatgattcaaacTTGACAATTCAATTTTAATCTAAGGGGTCATGGTAGAAGTCACTTAGGATAAACTATAATCATAGCCACCCTATAAAAGGCAGAGAATCATCTTGGAAGAATAACTTTTGGTGCATAATATATGAGACTTTCTCTGATATTTATATGCTTGTAAGCTTCAATCTTTGTGATTATCCAACCTTAATAGAACTTGATGAGAGATTAAAGATTGAAACCCTTTATTACGTTTACTATGGAACTATTGAATCACGTTTTTATTGTTTACTTTTCTTTACATTGATTATCCCCCAAAACACAAGTCCCCAAAAAAGTGTCCTGGAAAGTGGAAATTCCGAATTTTctgaaaattgaagaatttCGGTCAGTGTCAATGTCAATCCTAAAGGCATAAGTTCGATACTTCCTTAATATTGATGTACTGCATGAGTGCTGCTTGGTTGATCAAAGGTGTACGTAGGTGGCGTCACTAGAATGTATGTAATGGTAGATGACGTAGGTCCGTATTTGGGAGGATCAGTGGCTTATCTTCTTTTTTACTATAAGAATATCTTATTTATCGGCATGAGGTTCTTACTCGACATGTGGTGAATGGGATTTATAAAGCTCCGCTTTTGGATAATGAATTATTGAGTGTGGCATTCTTGAAAAGGGTCGTCAAAAACAAGGAAGTTTCAAATAGATAAATTTGCATTGTATAGGGAATTTGGGATGCTCCCAGTAGTCCCGGTTATGTTAAAGGTTAGGAATTCATGTGAAGGGCTAATGAATAAGACTGGATTAACTGGAGTCGAGAAGTAGCACAGAAGATGCTTGGCATCGGTTTATATCCGATTTTAAATTTGATGAAGAGCAGTGAGGTGAGTTTATGGACTGGGTGGAGATGGTTTGTACTTTGTAGGGGGTTCAGCAAAGAAAAAGCTGGAAGAATGGCCATGAATCGCTAGGATTTATGAAACGTGAGAAATGGCATGTATACATCGTGTGCCTGATAGCTCTAGCAAGAATATAAGCCCAAGAAGATAGCAGTGTAGTGATTGCTGCAGTGGTGTTCAGTGCACTGCACACTCCCAAAGGCTACTCTGTAGTTgaaataaattttgaattttgttttaCGTTGCTTTGATGCAAGATAGAAAAGTGAGTCCAAGTTGTACTTGTGGTGTTACAGGATGAGTTGTGCTGAGGTTTTGCAGCTGATGGTCCTTCCTCACTCTATTGCCAGATGGCACCTAAGTATATCGAAGCAAAAGGAATCCATTTATGCTTGAGGTATGCTTTGAGGGTGGTTTCAACAACATAGTTGGCACTTGGCAACAGTGATTGCCTTTTACTCTTTTAGAACTATCTAGTTGTTCCTTTTTAATCATGAAATATATATCACCTAGAAAGGTAAAAGGAAAAGTCATAGATATGTTAATGACAACCAAAAAAACACTATTTCTAGAGTAAATGCTGTTCCCGACGAGTTATACAgattataaaagaaaataaatggacTAGAAAGACTAGCACACTTGATAAggagagaaaagaagaaaacactGTAAGGAAACAAGAAAACACCCAAAAATAAGAGCAAAGACATCGGCTTGATCAATGCAATAATGAGTCAGTTGCAAAAACTAAGAATGCCCTAGAAGTTTCAAATGGTGGTAGATTGCAAGTTCTGTCTATGGATGGAGTAGACTCCAATTTTCACGGCAAGCCAATTTCAGTATGGCATCAAAATGTGTGAGAACCACAAGTCTTATAAAGAAAGTAGAATAATAACAAAAGAATCATAAGAAATTGCAGAAAAACACAATAGACAATGGACTAAACACATGGTTTCATAAGAAATATAGAGCAATAGCATAGATGTAGGTTAAAATTAAAGCATACCATATGCACAATGAATGAACACCGGCACGCCTTGAGCTCGCTTCCTGCAAGCCCACTTAACAGCAGACTCAATCTCCGACGGCTGAGGCGACCTTGTATCCCATGTACGAACACATAAATACCCATTCCTCGAAAACTCTGGTTTTCTAGGAAATTCACAAGTACAATCAATAACAGCAGGATTCCTAGGTGGACACTTATCAAATGAACAAGGCCATCCTCCAACATAAACACCCTCATATATCTCATTATAAGGCTCTTCATGACTCAACAATCTTCGAATACTAGAAAACATCCGTACAAAAAACAGAAAAGGCCCAAACATAATCATTGACCAAATTGGGAATGACCCATCTGTGTTCTTCCCCAATAACATTGGAAGATTTATTTGAGGATTTGATGCAATCGAAACTAACAAGAACACTAAAGAAGCATATAGAAACGGGATTGCTAAAATATTGAATCCATAGCTTCTCATTACCACAAATACCATGAAATTAAGCAATGATTTTAGGAATATCAACCTTGAAATACCCCAATTCATTTTATGACCAGAAATTCAACTGGGGTTTTCTCTAATTTTCTCTAATTCAACTGGAGGGAGAATTGTCAGGCAAGTTTGAAGATTGAGATACCAAAGAACACTAATGAAGCATATGGATTGAACACCAGTTATTGAGGAGTAGAGGGGAGGGAGGGTGGTGAGGGGAGATCGAGGAAGGGAAACATGGAGAGAGGAGGGGCGGCGCTTTGGGTGGCCGGCAAAGGGTGAGAAAGTAGGGGCAGCGGATGGTGCCTGGTTGATCTGGGTGGTCGAGGAAGAGAACGGGGTGAGAGACTGAGAACGAGATCGAAGAAGCGACGTCGTGGGTGGTCACGAAGGTGATGGAGAAGTGGTAAGATGCTATATGATTGAGTGAGGGAGGTACAGGGTTCGAAACCCGTTTGTAATAAAAATGTTAGCttttttttattacttccaAATTACTTAACTTTTTGAAGTTTTCGTGTTTTTATAGGCCCTGTTTGGTGATTAGCGGTTAGCTGTAGCGGATTGAATTAGCAGGTTTGACTAGCTGATTGAATTAGCAGTTTTGACTAGCTGATTGGATTAGCAGTTTgtataaaagtgtttggtaaatagtTATTAGCTGATAGCTGTTTAAATATGTAAAATGACAAATAAGGACATTTTCATATTGAATTGTTTAACTTAAAAGTACAATTGTTAATATGATAGATATACATGTAATAATATACTTTTGGGGAATAAAATGTACTACcacaagaacaaaaaaaataaaaaataaaaatcatatttgagtaggaaaaaaaataaaaaataaatagcaGGCAAAAAACAGTTAAAATAAATATGcagaataatttaaaataaatcaggaaaaaaaatgcagaaaattttaaaatatatcaCAAGCAGGGAGGGGAATtaagagaaaaaataaataaataaaacattaaaGAATTGACGCACGGGATGGGAGAAAATAAAAGTGGCGCATGAAAAAAAAGCCAGATTAAAAAAAACAGAATTTTCCTTAAAAAATGCCGCaggaaagttaaaaatattacaaataaaaaaaatagattttTCTTCCAACAATGGCGCAGAGGAGTTAAAAAAGagataaaaaattaattaaggaaAAAAATCTAATAATATAGGAGTAAAAAGAGGAGATAAAAGGGgagaaattaaacaaaaaaaagtacaaaatcattaaaaataaaagacgTAGAAGATagaaaaaatcaataaaaaaaatctatgaGGAGTAAAAAGAGGAGACAGATTTTGCGGaaataacaaattaaacaagaagacgcaaataaataatttacaaaaaaaaaaatcgaaaaggGGCAAAAAATATTTGCAGAAATAATTTACAAAAAGTTCCACAAAAAAATCCAAGATAAATTGAAAAGTAAATAACAAGAAAAAAATTACAAGTACCTTCTTAGATTACAAGCTAGAGAGAATTCCCAAGATGAATGAACGGTGGTAGGTGAAAGAATGAGTTAATTGAAAGTCAGTAGAATGAATATGAGTTGCTGAGGCTAATCTCgtcatttcaaattaaaatctgaATCCTCTAATCTCAAACGCTGCTATGAGCTACGTTTTTTGATTTAGCTGATTCTCTTCAATCCGCTATTTCAATCCCCTAACATCCAAACACCCCAATTAGAGGTTTTGAAAGGTCAAACCTCTAAATTGGTTCAAACctctaattttctctcaaacctctaacaaccaaacaccACCATAATCTTCATTGATAGTTTGATACTTGTATTTGACGCTTAAATTCAACTTAATTTAAATTAGTATCTTATTACTTATCATTATTATGTGAAGTGTtgttattttttgaatttttggtaTTCTTATAACCTTCATTGACATTGGTATTCTTATGATCTTCATTGATATTGGTGCTCTTATAATCTTCATTTTAAAAgctaatttaaattaaaaatgcttaatgtaaaaaaaaaaaaaaaaggaggtaaaaaattgattttggtaAGTTTTAACGTTTTTTTTGGCTATGCCCATTATTAAAGTTGTACATTGTCTAAtacattttatatatatttcacAAACTCGGACAGTATTGTGATAGTTGTTCCTAGTACAAgttttatatatatttcataaatatttttgGAATAAACGATGAGCTTTGAAGTATAAAAGTCCAGttttaaatatatataaaagtgAAGCTTAAATCTTTAACTATATGCTCTTAATCATTACATTTCATTTGATTCCTAGAGGTATGACCATTGGTGTTTCtttcaaaaatatttatttttaatcaaaAACAACTTAAACAATAACATATAACTTTGTGTGATTTGAAATCTCCTTTacattttttaatttgattattataatggaAGAAAACGAAAAGATCCAAAGGTTGGTAATCCCCAAATAACCTTTTGTTCATTACctgaacaaaaaaataaagtttgCATCTAACCAACTACGCCGTTGGTTATTACTACATATTGAAACTGAataaaaacttgaaaatgaaaaaatggtGAGCCGaatgaattaaaattaaaacgtataaaacttgaaaatgaaaaaacgatgagtttcaaagtataaaagttgagttttaaatatataaaattgaAGCTTAAATCTTTAACTATATGCTCTTAATCATTACATTTCATTTACTTCCTAGAGGTGTGACCATGGGTGTTTCtttcaaaaatatttatttttaatcaaaAACAACTTAAACAATAACATATGACTTTGTGTGATTTGAAATCTcctttatattttttaatttgattattataatggaAGAAAACTAAAAGATCCAAAGGTTGGTAATTCCCAAATAACCTTTTGttcattccaaaaaaaaaaaagtttgcaTCTAGCCACGACAACATTGATCATTACCACATATTGACAATGAataaaaacttgaaaatgaaaaaacGGTGAGCtgaatgaataaaaattaaaacgtaTAAAACCTGAAAATGAATAAACGATGAGCTTCGAAGTATAAAATTTGACctttaaatatataaaagtaAAGCTTAAATCATTAACTATATGCTCCTAGTCGTTACATTTAATTTGATTCCTAGAGGTGTTTCCATTGGTGTTTCtttcaaaaatatttatttttaataaaaaacaacTTAAACAATAACATATGACTTTGTGTGATTTGAAATCTCCTTTACATTgttttaatttgattattataatggaAGAAAACGAAAAGATCTAAAGGTTATAACGTCAAAAAATGATTATGGGAAGTAATGACCAATGGCATAGTTGACTAGATGCAAACTGTAATTTGTGTTCTGGTAATAACCAGTGGTGTATTTAGCTAGTTACAAACTGTAATTTTTTTGTAATAACCAGaacacaaaaataaagtttGCATACAGCCAACTAAGCCATTAGTCATTACCACatattgaaaatgaataaaaacttgaaaataaataaacggtgagctaaatgaataaaaatgtataaatcttgaaaatgaataaacggTGAGCTTCAATGAATAAAACTTgagttttaaatatttaaagttGAATTTTAAATGAATAAATCGAGCTAGTTAAAATAAATTATCCTTAAATTACTTTAACGCAAAATTTTatacatttatttaatttaattcaagatttttggatataaatattaaaaactactcataaattttaataagaaacaaaAATTTTATTTCTATTATAAGATATTGAATAATATTAAACTAGTTTTAAAATTATTACATAAAAGAATGATTATGGGAAAGTATGGTAATGACCAATGGCATACTTGTCTAGATGCAAACTGTATTTTTGTGTCCACAGTTTGCATATAGCCAACTACGCCATTGGTTAATACCATAACACAAAAATACAGTTTGCATCTAGCCAACTACGCCGTTGGTCATTACCACACTTTCCCATAatcattttttgattttataattttaaaaccagtttaatattattcaatatcttataattgaaataaatattTTGTTACTTATTAAAAATTTGTGAATAGTTTTTAATATTTATATCGAaaattcttgaattaaattaaataaatgtatAAAATTTTACTTTAAAAGTAATTTAAGGATCATTTATTTTAACTAGCTCGATTTACTCATTTAAGATTCAATTTTACATATTTTAAACTAAAGTTTAATTCATTAAAACTCACagtttattcattttcaagttttatacatttttattcatttaactcaccgtttatttattttcatgttttTATTCATTTGCAATATGTGGTAATGACCAATGGCTTAGTCGGCTATATGCaaactttatttttgtgttCTGGTTACAGTTTGCAACTAGCCAACTACGCCATTGTTTATTATCAGAACACAAAAATACAGTTTGCATCTAGCCAACTGCGCCATTGGTTATTACCAGAACTCAAAAATACAGTTTTCATCTACCCAACTACGCCATTGGTCATTACCACACTTTCTCATAATCATTTTTTGATGTTATAATTTTAAAACTAGTTTAATATTATTCAATATcttataatttaaataaaaaatttgttactccctccgtttca encodes:
- the LOC110793359 gene encoding uncharacterized protein; amino-acid sequence: MNWGISRLIFLKSLLNFMVFVVMRSYGFNILAIPFLYASLVFLLVSIASNPQINLPMLLGKNTDGSFPIWSMIMFGPFLFFVRMFSSIRRLLSHEEPYNEIYEGVYVGGWPCSFDKCPPRNPAVIDCTCEFPRKPEFSRNGYLCVRTWDTRSPQPSEIESAVKWACRKRAQGVPVFIHCAYGHGRSVAVMCALLVALGVVDNWKDAEKLIQKRRPYIRMNSLHRTALEEWAKHRLSPINRKVETDVSSVILSNSIENK